In Methanosarcina barkeri MS, a single window of DNA contains:
- a CDS encoding methyltransferase, translating to MESNIDDKAEPDTEVNAQATDNNRLKNELDASVKLKNEDEAGNILDLMQKPEIDFDHFFKFIDSSIQGLKEYKLIVSALELGVFEALKSPLSAGELAEKLGCDPLLMPHFCEALHGLGFLDRFEEGINKEEEKAQIIKIDAIASQNNRKPETESENHDNGTKNGDAVYLVSELSATYLLKSSPFSQQHYLAERLRNVERWARLPQIIKQGPDVVDKGPFFGEVVHCMAENARCGLLQETVQVVMENVDFTNVKRLLDIGGGHGLYAIAFSKLNEDLQAFVFDLPPVTGETRYFIEKYGASRVETIPGDFFKDELGSGYDLIFSSFNPGGKVPSLIPKLSKALNTGGIFVTRQMPDEKMKSSPLISLDWNLWTFEGVKKGGSGYSFENSVPFNEYIEMLGNYGLEVFRTFDMTDGSRIVFARKTT from the coding sequence ATGGAAAGTAATATTGATGATAAAGCGGAACCTGATACTGAAGTTAATGCACAGGCTACAGATAATAACAGATTAAAAAATGAACTCGACGCCAGTGTAAAGCTTAAAAATGAAGATGAAGCTGGAAATATTCTGGATTTAATGCAAAAGCCTGAGATCGATTTCGATCACTTTTTCAAGTTTATAGATTCTTCTATTCAGGGTTTAAAAGAGTACAAACTAATTGTTTCGGCTCTTGAGCTCGGAGTGTTTGAAGCACTTAAATCTCCTTTGTCAGCAGGGGAACTGGCTGAAAAGCTTGGCTGTGATCCTCTGCTCATGCCTCATTTCTGTGAAGCTCTCCATGGTCTCGGGTTCCTTGACAGGTTTGAGGAAGGAATAAACAAGGAAGAAGAAAAGGCGCAGATTATAAAAATAGATGCAATCGCCAGTCAAAACAATAGAAAACCTGAAACCGAATCTGAGAACCATGATAATGGAACAAAGAATGGCGATGCAGTGTACCTTGTCTCTGAACTCAGTGCAACTTATCTCCTAAAAAGTTCTCCGTTTTCTCAGCAACATTACCTTGCCGAAAGGCTCAGAAATGTCGAACGCTGGGCTCGCCTCCCTCAGATTATAAAACAGGGGCCCGATGTTGTCGATAAAGGGCCTTTTTTCGGGGAAGTTGTTCACTGTATGGCTGAAAATGCACGCTGTGGTCTGCTCCAAGAAACTGTACAGGTTGTCATGGAAAATGTTGACTTTACAAATGTCAAAAGGCTGCTTGACATAGGAGGAGGACACGGGCTTTATGCAATCGCTTTTTCAAAGCTAAATGAAGACCTTCAGGCTTTTGTATTCGACCTTCCACCTGTTACTGGAGAAACAAGATATTTCATAGAGAAATATGGAGCTTCAAGAGTAGAGACAATTCCGGGAGATTTTTTTAAAGATGAACTCGGAAGTGGCTATGACCTTATTTTTTCTTCCTTTAATCCCGGAGGAAAAGTGCCTTCTCTAATCCCCAAGCTTTCTAAAGCCTTAAATACTGGAGGCATTTTCGTAACCAGGCAGATGCCTGATGAAAAAATGAAATCAAGTCCACTTATCAGCCTTGACTGGAACCTCTGGACTTTTGAAGGTGTGAAAAAAGGAGGATCAGGTTACAGTTTCGAAAACAGCGTCCCCTTTAATGAGTATATAGAGATGCTTGGTAATTACGGGCTTGAAGTTTTCCGTACTTTTGACATGACGGATGGCTCAAGGATTGTGTTTGCACGGAAAACAACCTGA
- a CDS encoding PAS domain-containing sensor histidine kinase, whose amino-acid sequence MKDYKEEPECHEETTALVNKDKKTTELKANDVACSQVKVSDEKSKVSDLIFRGGPRIIKDMLDTMVNPVSYKDKNGVFLLVNEAHARTIIGLPKEEVIGRTLLELARKFSDIPRKYIVEKRDLLEGCNEWIQIETEILNHGGTRTIEQELIVADGTTKTFILNKSALCDEKGETIGIVTVMQDITKLRKTEKILKESLSSKNELSEQIKKNEEMYKTILEKTGQMVYNCDIVADKVDWLGSVEEVTGYTPEELKSAGVNLWMNYVHPEDRYKLWINNETHMKNGRNCRLEYRFQKKNGNYACLEENVTDILDSSGGISRVIGVVKDITEQKFASQSLQESEERYRTAAEQTGQLVFDFRIETHEVEWAGAIREVTGYSPDEFKNLDESLWIEHIHPKDRTETIKNLENFFRKKARIQAEFKFRKKDGKYIYVEIRGVWLKDEKGKVYRAIGVMKDITEWKCTLEKIEASEMKYRSLIQNFQGIAFQTDRNFIPIFMHGAVKEITGHTEEELMSRAKWKEIILPEDLPLLLKEEERIRDSTCNKYAKVDFRITHRDGKIRWLHEIYQKVLGKDGNPKLYQGTIYDITERKETEEFLANIKIARQREIHHRIKNNLQVISSLLDLQAEKFNNMECVTNSEVLEAFRESQDRVISIALIHEELHEGEGTEKLNFSPYLQKLIGNLFQTYRLGDAAISLKTELEENIFFDMDIAVPLGLIVNELVSNSLKHAFSNGKNGEIRIRLSRNDKLGHLREEIGPEGESTEFNLTVSDNGKGIPETVNLENPETLGLQLVSILVNQLEGEIELNRENGTEFSMRFKVENKL is encoded by the coding sequence ATGAAAGACTATAAGGAAGAACCAGAATGTCATGAAGAAACGACAGCACTGGTAAATAAAGATAAAAAGACAACTGAGCTAAAAGCCAATGATGTGGCTTGTAGTCAGGTTAAAGTATCTGATGAAAAAAGCAAGGTCTCAGATCTTATTTTTCGGGGTGGTCCTCGTATTATAAAAGATATGCTCGACACTATGGTTAATCCAGTCTCATACAAAGATAAAAATGGAGTTTTTCTTCTAGTAAATGAGGCGCATGCAAGGACAATCATTGGTCTCCCAAAAGAAGAGGTTATAGGGAGAACACTCCTCGAACTTGCCAGGAAATTTTCAGATATTCCCAGAAAATATATTGTAGAAAAGAGGGATCTCCTGGAAGGTTGTAACGAATGGATCCAGATAGAAACTGAAATCCTGAATCATGGTGGGACGAGAACCATAGAACAGGAACTTATAGTTGCGGACGGAACAACAAAGACTTTTATTTTAAATAAATCAGCCTTATGCGACGAAAAAGGGGAGACTATAGGAATTGTTACTGTAATGCAGGATATAACCAAACTCAGGAAGACGGAAAAAATCCTGAAAGAGAGTCTCAGTTCTAAAAATGAACTGAGTGAACAAATTAAGAAAAACGAGGAAATGTACAAGACAATTCTTGAAAAAACAGGGCAGATGGTATACAATTGCGACATCGTGGCTGATAAGGTCGACTGGCTTGGCTCGGTTGAAGAAGTTACGGGATATACCCCTGAAGAATTAAAAAGTGCAGGTGTGAACTTATGGATGAATTACGTTCACCCTGAGGACAGGTATAAGCTCTGGATAAACAATGAAACCCATATGAAAAATGGAAGAAACTGCCGTCTGGAATACCGGTTCCAAAAAAAGAATGGCAACTATGCTTGTCTTGAGGAAAACGTAACCGATATACTGGACTCAAGCGGAGGTATAAGCAGGGTCATCGGAGTTGTAAAAGATATAACAGAACAGAAGTTTGCAAGCCAAAGCCTGCAAGAAAGTGAGGAAAGATACCGTACTGCAGCCGAACAGACAGGGCAGTTAGTATTTGATTTCAGGATTGAGACACATGAGGTTGAATGGGCAGGAGCTATCCGGGAAGTAACAGGATATTCTCCGGATGAATTCAAAAATCTTGATGAATCATTGTGGATAGAGCATATTCATCCCAAAGACAGGACTGAGACGATTAAAAATCTGGAGAACTTCTTCAGGAAAAAAGCGAGAATTCAGGCCGAATTCAAGTTCAGGAAAAAAGATGGAAAATATATCTACGTTGAAATCCGGGGCGTCTGGCTAAAAGATGAAAAGGGAAAAGTTTACAGGGCCATTGGTGTGATGAAAGACATTACAGAATGGAAATGCACACTGGAAAAAATTGAAGCGAGTGAAATGAAATACCGTTCTCTCATACAGAATTTCCAGGGGATTGCCTTCCAGACAGACAGGAATTTCATTCCCATATTCATGCACGGAGCTGTTAAAGAGATCACAGGGCATACTGAAGAAGAACTTATGTCCAGAGCTAAGTGGAAAGAGATAATTCTTCCTGAGGATCTGCCTTTACTCCTCAAAGAAGAGGAACGGATTCGTGATTCAACTTGTAATAAATATGCCAAAGTTGATTTTCGCATAACACACAGGGACGGAAAAATCCGATGGCTACACGAAATTTACCAGAAAGTCTTGGGAAAAGATGGGAATCCGAAATTATACCAGGGCACAATTTATGATATAACCGAAAGGAAGGAAACCGAAGAATTTCTTGCGAACATTAAAATTGCCCGCCAGAGAGAAATACATCACCGTATCAAGAATAATCTCCAGGTAATCTCTTCCCTGCTAGACCTCCAGGCTGAAAAGTTCAACAACATGGAATGCGTTACGAATTCGGAGGTACTTGAGGCCTTCAGGGAAAGCCAGGACAGGGTAATCTCTATTGCCTTAATTCACGAGGAATTGCATGAAGGCGAGGGAACTGAGAAGCTTAACTTTTCTCCGTACCTTCAGAAACTCATTGGAAACCTTTTCCAGACTTACAGGCTTGGAGATGCAGCTATCAGCCTCAAAACGGAGCTGGAGGAGAATATTTTCTTTGACATGGATATTGCTGTACCTTTAGGGCTAATTGTCAATGAACTGGTATCAAATTCCCTGAAGCATGCGTTTTCCAATGGGAAAAACGGAGAAATTCGGATCAGACTTTCCAGAAACGACAAGCTCGGACACCTCAGAGAAGAGATAGGTCCAGAAGGCGAAAGTACAGAATTTAACCTTACGGTCTCGGACAATGGGAAAGGTATCCCGGAAACTGTAAACCTCGAAAATCCTGAAACCCTTGGCTTGCAGCTGGTAAGCATCCTGGTTAATCAGCTGGAAGGCGAAATCGAATTGAATAGAGAAAACGGAACCGAGTTCAGCATGAGGTTCAAGGTGGAAAACAAATTATAA
- the amrS gene encoding AmmeMemoRadiSam system radical SAM enzyme, translated as MIKEAMLYEKIGDNKVHCKLCAHSCKISQGKRGFCGVRENRDGELYTLIYGTVSSEAVDPVEKKPLYHFYPGSYVYSVGSIGCNFRCKHCQNWSISQVCLEDAYTMDIPPDELVERALLSRSSSIAWTYNEPTIWHEYTYECAKLAKEAGLGTIYVTNGYMTPDALRHIAPYLDAANIDIKAFTEKFYHDVASAKLAPVLEASALAKQLGIHVEITNLIIPSVNDSLDEIRELSKWVYKNLGPETPLHFTRFHPQYKMQDLYPTPVKTMEEACKIATEEGMKYVYMGNVPGSDRNNTFCPNCGKMLIKRGYFDIEKYEITPEKTCPKCGEHIPIVGEYAGSKHPPSEYGY; from the coding sequence GTGATAAAAGAAGCCATGCTCTACGAGAAAATCGGAGATAATAAAGTACACTGCAAGCTCTGTGCCCATAGTTGCAAAATTTCCCAGGGAAAAAGGGGCTTTTGCGGAGTTCGGGAAAACAGGGATGGAGAACTATATACTCTTATCTATGGAACGGTTTCAAGCGAGGCAGTTGATCCTGTCGAAAAAAAACCCCTTTATCACTTTTATCCAGGTTCTTATGTTTATTCTGTCGGGTCAATAGGGTGCAACTTCCGATGTAAGCACTGCCAAAACTGGTCGATTTCTCAGGTCTGCCTGGAAGATGCTTACACAATGGATATTCCACCTGATGAACTTGTTGAAAGGGCGCTCCTCTCACGTTCAAGCTCCATTGCCTGGACCTATAATGAGCCCACAATCTGGCATGAGTATACCTACGAGTGTGCAAAACTGGCAAAAGAGGCAGGGCTTGGAACAATCTATGTGACAAATGGGTATATGACGCCTGATGCCCTCAGACACATAGCGCCCTATCTGGATGCCGCGAATATCGATATCAAAGCATTCACTGAAAAATTCTATCACGATGTAGCCAGCGCAAAACTCGCCCCTGTGCTCGAGGCTTCTGCTCTTGCAAAACAACTTGGAATACATGTTGAGATTACAAACCTCATTATTCCAAGTGTAAACGATTCCCTTGATGAAATAAGGGAACTTTCAAAATGGGTATATAAAAATCTCGGACCTGAGACTCCCCTGCATTTTACCCGTTTCCATCCCCAGTACAAGATGCAGGACCTCTACCCGACACCTGTAAAAACCATGGAGGAAGCCTGTAAAATTGCAACTGAGGAAGGGATGAAGTATGTTTACATGGGCAATGTTCCTGGCAGTGACCGCAACAATACTTTCTGCCCGAACTGCGGAAAAATGTTGATCAAGCGTGGCTATTTCGATATTGAAAAGTATGAGATCACACCTGAGAAAACCTGCCCGAAATGTGGGGAACACATTCCCATAGTAGGTGAATATGCCGGTTCAAAACATCCACCGAGTGAATACGGATATTAA
- a CDS encoding Nudix hydrolase — translation MAELITEVDNNDNFLGLREREEFYSGKHIHRAAQLILLNPENKMLIQKRAPQKRWFPGRYTYSVSGTVANESYEACMAREMLEEIGISVPFQKLFKIPCVVENKGAFHMVFSGLCSEKNASLIRPDPEEAVSVEWIELEELHRAVKTEPEKYTPSLREGIIKIFREGCEKYIF, via the coding sequence GTGGCAGAGCTAATCACTGAAGTCGACAACAACGATAACTTTCTCGGGCTGCGTGAACGAGAGGAGTTTTATTCGGGAAAACATATTCATAGGGCTGCCCAACTTATCCTTCTCAACCCTGAAAATAAAATGCTTATCCAGAAAAGAGCACCTCAAAAACGGTGGTTTCCGGGACGTTATACATACTCGGTAAGCGGTACTGTAGCAAATGAGTCTTATGAAGCCTGCATGGCACGGGAAATGCTTGAAGAAATAGGAATCTCGGTTCCATTCCAAAAATTATTTAAAATTCCCTGCGTCGTCGAAAACAAAGGAGCCTTTCATATGGTATTTTCAGGCCTTTGTTCGGAAAAAAATGCAAGCTTAATTCGGCCTGATCCGGAAGAAGCCGTATCTGTAGAATGGATTGAACTTGAAGAACTGCATAGGGCTGTCAAAACTGAACCTGAGAAATATACGCCTTCCCTGCGAGAAGGAATTATAAAAATTTTCCGCGAAGGGTGCGAAAAATATATTTTTTGA
- a CDS encoding twin-arginine translocase TatA/TatE family subunit, giving the protein MIGPQELIPIFAIIVLLFGASKLPELARSMGSSVGEFKKAQKESELSLKEFEKSITDPITPKSKVQETAQKLGIDIRGKTDDQLLEEIQKAAEKPKEVSEP; this is encoded by the coding sequence ATGATAGGTCCACAAGAACTTATACCGATTTTCGCAATAATTGTACTCCTTTTTGGGGCTTCTAAACTTCCCGAACTGGCAAGGTCCATGGGAAGTTCAGTGGGCGAATTCAAGAAAGCTCAGAAGGAATCCGAACTAAGCCTTAAGGAATTTGAAAAATCCATAACAGACCCCATAACTCCAAAGAGCAAGGTACAGGAAACTGCCCAGAAACTCGGGATTGACATAAGAGGAAAGACCGATGATCAGCTTCTGGAGGAGATCCAGAAAGCCGCAGAAAAACCAAAAGAGGTCTCAGAACCCTGA